In Leuconostocaceae bacterium ESL0723, the following proteins share a genomic window:
- the serS gene encoding serine--tRNA ligase, producing MLDMKYLRKNTDEAKRRLQDRGVEPAQLDELLQLDEERRHLITEVENLKAERNEVSDKIAFAKRQKEDASQAIAQMQKVGAQIKELDAKQAEKDAQVQELAAHLPNLAAPEVPVGPDESANVEQRKWAPADYENRPHALEKQPDWIKAHYDIGEDLGILDFERGAKVSGARFLYYVGDGARLERAVYNFMLDQHHEEGYTEMITPIVVNDSAMFGTGQYPKFKDDAYRVEGLDQTYIPTAEVPLTNYYSGETIPAEDLPIKMTALSPSFRKEAGAAGRDTRGLIRLHQFNKVEMVKFTKPDQSYDELEKMTVDAENILQKLELPYHVIMLSTGDMGFSAAKTYDVEVWLPAQKVYREISSVSNTEDFQARRMHITYRDENGKLQLVNTLNGSGLAVGRTVAAILENYQNEDGSVTVPTVLRPYLGGQEKLQPTAHH from the coding sequence ATGTTAGACATGAAATATTTGCGCAAGAACACTGACGAGGCCAAGCGCCGCTTGCAGGACCGAGGTGTGGAACCGGCTCAGCTCGATGAGCTCTTACAGTTGGATGAAGAGCGCCGACACTTAATTACCGAAGTTGAGAATTTGAAGGCCGAGCGTAACGAGGTTTCAGATAAAATTGCCTTTGCTAAGCGGCAAAAAGAGGATGCCAGCCAAGCCATTGCCCAGATGCAAAAGGTCGGCGCGCAGATTAAGGAATTGGATGCCAAGCAGGCCGAAAAGGACGCCCAGGTCCAAGAATTAGCGGCGCACCTGCCTAACCTGGCTGCCCCAGAAGTACCAGTGGGACCAGATGAGTCGGCCAACGTGGAGCAGCGTAAGTGGGCACCGGCCGACTACGAAAACCGGCCTCATGCCTTAGAAAAGCAGCCGGACTGGATTAAGGCCCACTATGACATTGGTGAAGACCTGGGTATTTTGGACTTTGAGCGCGGTGCCAAGGTTTCGGGGGCCCGTTTCCTTTACTACGTTGGTGATGGGGCCCGGTTGGAGCGTGCAGTTTACAACTTCATGCTCGACCAGCACCACGAAGAAGGCTACACCGAGATGATTACGCCCATCGTGGTGAATGACTCGGCCATGTTTGGAACCGGCCAGTACCCAAAGTTTAAGGACGACGCCTACCGGGTAGAAGGCCTGGATCAGACCTACATCCCAACCGCCGAAGTGCCTTTGACCAATTACTACTCGGGTGAAACTATTCCAGCCGAAGATTTGCCAATCAAAATGACGGCCTTGTCACCTTCTTTCCGAAAGGAAGCCGGTGCGGCTGGACGTGATACCCGTGGTTTGATTCGCCTACACCAGTTCAACAAGGTGGAAATGGTGAAGTTTACTAAGCCCGACCAGTCCTATGATGAGCTGGAAAAGATGACGGTTGATGCCGAAAACATCCTGCAGAAGTTGGAACTGCCCTACCACGTGATTATGCTGTCAACCGGGGACATGGGCTTCTCAGCTGCTAAGACCTATGATGTTGAGGTTTGGCTGCCAGCCCAAAAGGTTTACCGTGAGATTTCTTCGGTATCTAATACCGAAGACTTCCAGGCCCGGCGGATGCACATTACCTATCGGGACGAAAACGGTAAGTTGCAGCTGGTTAACACCTTGAATGGTTCTGGTTTGGCAGTGGGCCGGACCGTGGCAGCCATTCTGGAAAACTATCAAAATGAAGATGGTTCCGTGACGGTGCCAACGGTCTTGCGGCCATATCTCGGCGGCCAGGAAAAGTTGCAGCCAACCGCCCACCATTAA
- the secA gene encoding preprotein translocase subunit SecA, which produces MANPVRNLVENSKRQLKKVGKIADQVESYADSMSVMSDEALQAKTDEFKNQIKEATDGITDEQEKNRKIAKVLDKILPEAFAVAREGAKRVLGLYPFRVQIMGAAVLNGGNLAEMKTGEGKTLTATMAVYLNALAGQGVHVVTVNDYLSKRDAEQMGQLYNWLGLSVGVNVGDASPEEKRAAYDADITYSTNFNIGFDYLRDNMVSRAEDRVMQRGLNFALIDEADSILIDTARTPLIISGPGSGISQLYDRADRFVKTLARDQDYKVDEESKNTALTSEGIKSAEVFFNLDNLYDANNTALTHHIDQALRANFNYLKDKDYVVQDGEIKLIDQSTGRISEGTRLSDGLHQAIEAKEGVEIQEENKSMAQITYQNLFRMYRKLSGMTGTAKTEEEELREIYNMEVVEIPTNRPIQREDYPDLLYPSLEAKFKAVVNLVDELHRKGQPILLGTGSVESSELVSKLLTAHNIPHNVLNAKNNAKEAEIIANAGQRGAVTVATNMAGRGTDIKLGPGVDELGGLAVIATERHESRRIDNQLRGRAGRQGDHGFSQFFLSLQDDLMIRFGAERVRLLLQRMNLDDDDTVITHRWITRSVESAQKRVEGNNYDTRKNVLQYDDVVREQRELIYRERDQVLDAKDSLDDILMAMVHRTIDRVVDAQTKSKDPADWNLDEISNFISNALASDNKAGMVRLQNLSREEIKDKLYDIAQENFEEKKKDLYEENQMLAFERIVILRSVDQHWTDHIDALDRLRQGVGLRGYGQLNPLIEYQNEAFANFNKMIADIEYDTTRTFMKAEIRHNLSA; this is translated from the coding sequence ATGGCTAATCCAGTTCGTAATTTAGTTGAAAATTCTAAGCGACAATTGAAAAAGGTCGGCAAGATTGCTGACCAAGTTGAAAGTTATGCTGATTCGATGTCAGTGATGTCAGACGAAGCCCTCCAGGCCAAGACTGACGAATTTAAAAACCAAATTAAAGAAGCCACTGATGGCATTACTGACGAGCAGGAAAAGAACCGCAAGATTGCCAAGGTTTTGGATAAGATTTTGCCAGAAGCCTTTGCCGTAGCCCGGGAAGGGGCAAAGCGGGTCTTGGGTCTGTATCCCTTCCGCGTTCAAATCATGGGTGCGGCCGTCTTAAACGGTGGTAACTTAGCTGAAATGAAGACCGGTGAAGGAAAGACTTTGACGGCCACCATGGCAGTTTACCTGAATGCCCTAGCGGGCCAGGGGGTCCACGTGGTGACGGTCAACGATTACCTGTCTAAACGAGATGCTGAGCAGATGGGTCAACTCTATAACTGGTTGGGTCTGTCAGTTGGTGTCAATGTTGGTGATGCCTCTCCGGAAGAGAAGCGGGCTGCTTACGACGCCGATATTACCTATTCAACCAACTTCAACATTGGCTTTGACTACCTGCGTGATAACATGGTTAGCCGGGCTGAAGACCGCGTCATGCAGCGCGGCCTGAACTTCGCCCTGATTGATGAGGCGGATTCAATCTTGATTGATACGGCCCGGACGCCGTTGATCATTTCTGGTCCTGGTTCAGGAATTTCCCAGTTATATGATCGGGCCGACCGTTTCGTGAAGACCCTGGCCCGTGACCAGGACTATAAGGTCGATGAAGAGAGTAAGAACACGGCCTTGACCAGCGAAGGTATCAAGAGTGCCGAAGTATTCTTCAACTTGGACAACCTTTATGATGCCAATAACACGGCCCTGACCCACCATATTGACCAGGCCCTGCGGGCCAACTTCAACTACTTGAAGGATAAGGATTACGTGGTCCAAGACGGCGAGATTAAGTTGATTGACCAGTCTACTGGCCGTATTTCAGAAGGAACCCGTCTGTCGGATGGCTTGCACCAAGCCATCGAAGCCAAGGAAGGCGTGGAAATCCAAGAAGAAAACAAGTCGATGGCCCAGATTACCTACCAGAACCTGTTCCGGATGTACCGTAAGTTGTCTGGTATGACTGGTACGGCCAAGACTGAAGAAGAAGAGCTCCGCGAAATCTACAACATGGAAGTCGTGGAGATTCCGACTAACCGGCCAATCCAGCGTGAGGATTATCCAGACCTGCTTTACCCATCCTTGGAGGCCAAGTTTAAGGCCGTGGTTAATTTGGTCGATGAGTTGCACCGTAAGGGACAGCCAATCTTGCTTGGTACTGGCTCGGTTGAATCATCTGAACTGGTTTCAAAGCTGTTAACGGCGCACAACATTCCCCATAATGTTTTGAACGCCAAGAACAACGCCAAGGAAGCCGAAATCATTGCCAACGCTGGTCAGCGTGGTGCCGTTACGGTTGCCACCAACATGGCCGGTCGTGGAACCGATATTAAGTTGGGACCGGGCGTTGATGAACTTGGTGGTCTGGCTGTGATTGCCACTGAGCGTCACGAGTCACGCCGGATTGATAACCAGCTGCGTGGTCGTGCCGGTCGTCAGGGAGACCACGGTTTCTCCCAGTTCTTCCTGTCCTTGCAGGATGACTTGATGATTCGTTTCGGTGCGGAGCGTGTTCGTTTGCTCTTGCAGCGGATGAACCTAGATGATGATGACACGGTCATCACTCACCGTTGGATTACCCGTTCGGTTGAATCGGCCCAGAAGCGGGTCGAAGGAAACAACTACGATACTCGTAAGAACGTCTTGCAGTACGATGATGTTGTCCGCGAGCAACGTGAGTTGATTTACCGCGAACGTGACCAGGTCTTGGATGCCAAGGATTCCTTGGATGACATCCTGATGGCCATGGTTCATCGGACCATCGACCGGGTGGTGGATGCCCAGACTAAGAGTAAGGATCCAGCTGACTGGAACCTGGATGAAATTAGTAACTTCATCAGTAACGCCCTGGCCAGTGATAACAAGGCTGGCATGGTGCGCTTACAAAACCTTTCCCGCGAAGAGATTAAGGACAAGTTGTACGACATTGCCCAGGAAAACTTTGAGGAAAAGAAGAAGGATCTCTACGAAGAGAACCAGATGTTGGCCTTTGAGCGGATTGTTATCCTGCGTTCGGTTGACCAGCACTGGACTGACCACATTGATGCCCTGGACCGGCTCCGTCAAGGAGTGGGCCTGCGTGGTTATGGTCAGTTGAATCCTTTGATTGAGTACCAAAACGAGGCATTTGCCAACTTTAATAAAATGATTGCTGACATTGAATATGACACGACTCGGACCTTTATGAAGGCTGAGATTCGTCATAACTTGTCTGCTTAA
- the prfB gene encoding peptide chain release factor 2, whose amino-acid sequence MELVEARHAIDEMQENIEHFRGSLDLDALTEEIADYENQMTEPAFWDDHEKAQEVIEANNVLKKRRDSFLNLVSQVEDLDVAYEMLSEDPDDADMAAELEEGVAKAKKDIEAYNLEQLLTGEYDANNAILEIHPGSGGTESTDWGANLYRMYTRWAQQHDFAVEVLDYHAGDEAGIDSATIKINGHNAYGFLRSEKGVHRFVRISPFDSAGRRHTSFVSVDVMPELDDSIEVEVRDDDIKMDVFRSGGAGGQNVNKVSTGVRLTHEPTGIVVSSTVERTQYGNRDYAMRLLKAKLYQRELEKKEAERAAISGEKMENGWGSQIRSYVMHPYQMVKDHRTGYETNQPQDVLDGDLDPFINAYLQWQLSLKNPD is encoded by the coding sequence ATGGAATTAGTCGAAGCCCGGCACGCCATTGATGAGATGCAGGAAAACATTGAACACTTCCGTGGTTCTTTGGACCTGGATGCGCTCACCGAAGAAATTGCCGACTATGAAAACCAGATGACTGAGCCGGCCTTTTGGGATGACCATGAGAAGGCTCAGGAGGTCATTGAGGCCAACAACGTTCTAAAAAAGCGGCGGGATTCCTTCTTAAACCTGGTTAGTCAGGTTGAAGATTTGGATGTCGCTTACGAAATGTTGAGTGAAGACCCTGACGATGCTGACATGGCGGCTGAACTGGAAGAAGGGGTGGCCAAGGCTAAGAAGGATATTGAGGCCTACAACCTGGAGCAACTGTTGACCGGGGAGTACGATGCCAACAATGCCATCTTGGAAATCCACCCTGGTTCCGGTGGGACGGAGTCAACCGACTGGGGGGCTAACTTGTACCGGATGTATACCCGCTGGGCTCAGCAGCACGATTTTGCAGTTGAGGTTTTGGACTACCATGCCGGGGATGAGGCTGGGATTGACTCGGCTACGATTAAGATTAATGGGCACAACGCCTATGGTTTCTTGCGCAGTGAAAAGGGTGTCCACCGCTTCGTCCGGATTTCGCCCTTTGACAGTGCTGGTCGCCGCCACACCAGTTTCGTCAGTGTTGATGTCATGCCTGAACTGGATGACTCCATCGAGGTCGAAGTCCGGGATGATGACATTAAGATGGATGTCTTTCGTTCCGGTGGAGCCGGCGGACAAAACGTCAACAAGGTTTCAACCGGTGTCCGGCTGACCCACGAACCCACTGGGATTGTTGTGTCTTCAACGGTTGAACGAACCCAGTATGGTAACCGTGACTATGCCATGCGCCTATTGAAGGCCAAGCTTTATCAGCGTGAATTAGAGAAAAAGGAAGCTGAACGAGCTGCCATCAGTGGTGAGAAGATGGAGAACGGCTGGGGCTCCCAGATTCGTTCCTATGTCATGCACCCTTACCAGATGGTCAAGGACCACCGGACTGGTTATGAAACTAACCAGCCCCAAGATGTTTTAGATGGGGATTTGGATCCCTTTATTAATGCCTATTTGCAGTGGCAGCTATCATTGAAAAATCCTGACTAA
- a CDS encoding ATP-dependent Clp protease ATP-binding subunit: protein MENNFTTSAQNVLVLAQEQAKYFKHQAVGTEHLLLALAIEKNGVASKVLSQFDVQPEDIREEIEHFTGYGRTEHYERGTYLPYSPKASEILRLAEEQARVLAQPQVGTEHILLALLQDTSILSSRILLSLDVNLKEMNRVILRKLGVTDLRRQMKQQREKAESQGTPTLDKLSRDLTEMARKDELDPVIGRDEEVRRVIQVLSRRTKNNPVLVGEPGVGKTAIAEGLAQKIVAGQVPDNLSHKRLMALDMGSLVAGTKYRGEFENRLKNVIEEIHQDGQVILFIDELHTLIGAGGAEGAIDAANILKPALARGELQLLGATTFDEYQQYIESDAALERRFAPVTVDEPSVDEAIEILNGLRPKFEKFHEVAIDEAAVEAAVKLSSRYVSGRFLPDKAIDLMDEAAAKVRIDAVEKGTPLFKNRQRLSEVQREKDEAITDLDFEKAAELRQTEMALRKKIERAESRQQKNNTSDYQLKVGEENIAEIVSQQTGVPLTQLEKSEQQHLVNLEKVLGKRVIGQAEAVGAVAKAIRRARSGLKDPSRPIGTFMFLGPTGVGKTELAKALAESMFGSQDNLIRVDMSEYQERWSASRLIGSAPGYVGYDEGGQLTEQVRNHPYSVILLDEVEKAHRDIFNLMLQVFDDGFLTDSKGRKVDFRNTIIIMTSNLGATRLRDEKSVGFGAVDLSQDNEAAAAKIRETLKESFRPEFINRLDEVIVFDPLNKDELHQIVKLMSKDVLKRVAEQGVKVKITPAAIDAIADAGFDPEYGARPIRRVLQSQVEDKLSEALLSGQVTTEDTVTIGAKNGEIKLNIKPMVKV from the coding sequence ATGGAAAATAACTTTACCACTAGCGCACAAAACGTATTGGTTTTAGCGCAGGAACAAGCAAAGTATTTTAAGCACCAAGCGGTTGGCACGGAGCACTTGCTGCTAGCCCTGGCGATTGAGAAAAACGGGGTTGCGAGCAAAGTCTTAAGTCAGTTTGACGTGCAACCAGAAGACATTCGTGAAGAGATTGAACACTTCACCGGCTATGGCCGGACGGAACACTACGAGCGTGGCACTTACCTGCCATACTCACCCAAGGCGTCTGAAATTTTGCGCCTAGCCGAAGAGCAGGCCCGGGTCCTAGCCCAGCCCCAGGTTGGTACGGAACATATCCTGCTTGCCCTGTTACAAGACACTAGTATTCTGTCTTCGCGAATCCTGCTTTCCTTGGATGTTAATCTGAAGGAAATGAACCGGGTAATTCTGCGTAAGCTTGGGGTGACTGACCTGCGCCGGCAAATGAAGCAGCAGCGCGAAAAGGCTGAATCTCAGGGAACACCAACCCTAGACAAGCTTTCCCGTGACCTGACTGAAATGGCCCGCAAAGACGAGCTTGATCCAGTGATTGGCCGTGACGAAGAAGTTCGGCGGGTTATTCAGGTCCTGTCACGCCGTACGAAGAACAACCCAGTCTTAGTTGGGGAGCCCGGTGTTGGTAAGACGGCCATCGCCGAAGGTCTGGCCCAAAAGATTGTGGCTGGTCAGGTACCAGATAACCTCAGTCACAAGCGCCTGATGGCCCTGGACATGGGTTCCTTGGTGGCTGGTACGAAGTACCGTGGTGAATTCGAAAACCGCTTAAAGAACGTGATTGAAGAAATTCACCAGGACGGCCAGGTCATCCTCTTCATCGATGAGTTGCACACCCTGATTGGGGCTGGTGGTGCCGAAGGTGCCATTGATGCCGCTAACATTCTAAAGCCCGCCCTGGCCCGTGGTGAACTGCAACTGCTCGGGGCAACGACCTTTGATGAATACCAGCAGTACATCGAATCCGATGCAGCTCTGGAGCGTCGTTTTGCCCCAGTTACGGTTGACGAACCCAGCGTGGACGAGGCGATTGAGATTTTGAACGGCCTGCGGCCAAAGTTCGAAAAGTTCCACGAGGTAGCGATTGATGAAGCGGCCGTTGAAGCCGCCGTTAAGCTATCTTCGCGCTACGTTTCTGGCCGCTTCCTGCCGGATAAGGCCATTGATTTAATGGATGAGGCGGCGGCGAAGGTACGGATTGACGCTGTTGAAAAGGGCACGCCGCTCTTTAAGAACCGGCAGCGCTTAAGCGAAGTTCAGCGCGAAAAGGACGAGGCCATCACGGACTTGGACTTTGAAAAGGCTGCTGAATTACGCCAGACCGAAATGGCCCTGCGCAAGAAGATTGAGCGGGCCGAATCCCGTCAGCAAAAGAACAATACCTCTGACTACCAGCTCAAGGTTGGCGAAGAGAACATTGCTGAAATCGTTTCCCAGCAAACCGGTGTTCCGCTGACCCAGCTTGAAAAGAGTGAGCAGCAACACCTGGTTAACTTGGAAAAGGTCCTGGGTAAGCGCGTGATTGGACAGGCCGAGGCGGTTGGTGCCGTAGCGAAAGCCATCCGGCGGGCTCGTTCTGGTCTGAAGGATCCTTCTCGTCCGATCGGAACCTTCATGTTCCTTGGCCCAACTGGGGTTGGAAAGACTGAGCTGGCCAAGGCCTTAGCTGAGTCGATGTTTGGTAGTCAGGACAACCTAATTCGGGTGGACATGTCTGAGTACCAGGAGCGCTGGTCAGCCAGCCGGCTGATTGGTTCAGCACCTGGGTACGTGGGCTATGACGAAGGTGGTCAGTTAACTGAGCAGGTTCGTAACCACCCTTACTCAGTCATCCTGCTCGATGAGGTTGAAAAGGCTCACCGGGACATCTTTAACCTGATGCTTCAGGTCTTTGATGATGGTTTCCTAACCGACTCCAAGGGTCGCAAGGTTGATTTCCGTAACACCATCATTATCATGACTTCTAACCTCGGGGCTACCCGCCTGCGTGACGAGAAGTCGGTTGGCTTTGGGGCTGTTGACCTCAGCCAAGATAATGAGGCCGCTGCGGCTAAGATTCGTGAAACTTTGAAGGAAAGCTTCCGGCCCGAGTTCATTAACCGGCTGGATGAAGTTATCGTCTTTGATCCACTAAACAAGGATGAGCTCCACCAGATTGTTAAGTTAATGAGTAAGGACGTCTTGAAGCGGGTTGCCGAGCAGGGCGTTAAGGTTAAGATTACCCCGGCCGCCATTGATGCCATCGCTGATGCTGGCTTTGATCCAGAGTACGGTGCCCGGCCTATCCGGCGGGTTCTGCAATCTCAGGTTGAAGACAAGCTCAGTGAAGCCCTTCTTTCTGGCCAGGTAACGACCGAAGACACGGTTACAATCGGTGCTAAGAACGGCGAAATTAAGTTGAATATCAAGCCAATGGTGAAGGTATAA
- a CDS encoding prepilin peptidase, with product MGLFFLQFILGSVLASAVMCWADRNGNSSWWTRRSVCGNCQHPLTFLDLIPVVSGCLLRARCRYCQAPYGWAYPLAEFGMGCFFVIEAGQPLVLATALALLALSVEDYQTLTAHVLLVIPLIIISFIWPITVISWPLVAFTLALSLWLIIAQKTLGSGDGPILILLASQLSPLTWSLALLIACSSALICYALGRQGRLPFIPFLSLGWLVAICLIR from the coding sequence ATGGGACTTTTCTTCCTACAATTTATCCTCGGTTCAGTCTTGGCTTCGGCAGTCATGTGCTGGGCTGACCGCAATGGCAACTCCTCCTGGTGGACCCGACGTTCAGTCTGTGGTAACTGCCAGCATCCCCTAACTTTCTTAGACCTAATCCCGGTGGTTTCTGGCTGCTTACTGCGGGCCCGCTGTCGCTACTGCCAAGCCCCTTATGGCTGGGCCTATCCCTTAGCGGAATTTGGGATGGGCTGTTTCTTTGTGATTGAGGCTGGCCAGCCCTTAGTCCTAGCGACCGCCCTAGCCCTGCTGGCTCTTTCAGTTGAAGACTATCAGACCTTAACCGCCCACGTCCTGTTAGTCATCCCCTTGATTATCATTAGTTTCATCTGGCCAATTACCGTGATTTCCTGGCCCCTAGTTGCTTTCACCCTCGCCTTAAGCCTGTGGCTGATTATCGCCCAAAAGACCCTGGGCAGCGGCGATGGCCCCATCTTAATTCTCTTAGCCAGCCAGCTCAGTCCCTTAACCTGGTCCTTAGCGCTCCTCATCGCCTGTTCGTCGGCCCTGATTTGCTATGCCCTTGGTCGACAGGGCCGCCTGCCCTTCATTCCCTTCCTTAGCCTGGGCTGGTTAGTTGCAATCTGTCTAATTCGGTAA
- the rpsL gene encoding 30S ribosomal protein S12 — protein sequence MPTINQLVRKSRKSQATKSNSPALNYSYNSMKKKETKNVAPQKRGVATRVGTMTPKKPNSALRKYARVRLSNLYEVTAYIPGIGHNLQEHSVVLIRGGRVKDLPGVRYHVIRGALDTAGVEGRMTSRSKYGTKAPKK from the coding sequence ATGCCTACAATCAACCAATTGGTTCGTAAGTCACGTAAGTCACAGGCTACTAAGTCCAACTCACCAGCCTTGAATTACAGCTACAACTCAATGAAGAAGAAAGAAACGAAGAACGTTGCCCCACAGAAGCGTGGCGTTGCCACCCGTGTGGGTACCATGACCCCTAAGAAGCCTAACTCGGCTTTGCGGAAGTATGCCCGTGTGCGTTTGTCAAACTTGTACGAAGTAACGGCCTACATCCCAGGAATCGGTCACAACTTGCAGGAACACTCGGTCGTTTTGATCCGTGGTGGTCGTGTTAAGGACTTGCCTGGTGTTCGTTACCACGTTATTCGCGGTGCCCTAGATACTGCCGGTGTTGAAGGTCGGATGACTTCACGCTCAAAGTACGGTACCAAGGCCCCTAAGAAGTAA
- the rpsG gene encoding 30S ribosomal protein S7 — translation MPRKGYTKRQEVLPDPIYNSKLVSRLINKLMIDGKRGTASTILYDAFDRIKENTGNDPLEVFQQAMENIMPVLEVKARRVGGSNYQVPIEVRPDRRTTLGLRWLVNYARLRNEHTMDERLAKEIIDAANDTGASVKKREDTHKMAEANRAFAHYRW, via the coding sequence ATGCCACGTAAAGGTTATACTAAGCGTCAGGAAGTTTTGCCTGACCCAATTTACAATTCAAAGTTAGTTTCACGCTTGATCAACAAGTTGATGATTGATGGTAAGCGCGGAACTGCATCAACTATCTTGTATGATGCTTTTGACCGTATCAAGGAAAACACTGGTAATGATCCACTGGAAGTTTTCCAACAGGCCATGGAAAACATCATGCCAGTTTTGGAAGTTAAGGCCCGCCGTGTTGGTGGATCTAACTACCAGGTGCCAATCGAAGTTCGTCCTGACCGTCGGACTACTTTGGGACTGCGTTGGTTGGTTAACTATGCCCGCCTGCGTAACGAGCACACGATGGACGAGCGGTTGGCCAAGGAAATTATTGACGCCGCTAACGACACTGGTGCCTCAGTAAAGAAGCGTGAAGACACGCACAAGATGGCCGAAGCCAACCGGGCCTTTGCGCACTACCGTTGGTAA